CTCTGGATGTTGGACAGTTTACCTAGTGACTCCACAAAAGCTTCCTCCAACTCAGGTGTCACATTATCAAACTCAATATCAAGGTTCCTCAAATTTACCATGCGTCCGAGCTCATTCACGGTGCTTACAGAGTCAACATGGATCTTACTCAGCACTTCCAGCGATGACAGGTTTCCCAACCCATCTGGAAGCCTCTTGCAACTACGGAAAAAAAGTAGGCACATCAATTTTCCAAGCTTAATAAGACTGTATGGAAGCCCTTCTATCTCATTTTCTCTCAGATCTAGCACCTGCAAAAACTGCAACTTTCCAATTTCTTCCGTGAGTTCAGAAATTCCTGTTTCAGCTAGACCTAGGTACCTCAGGTGAAGTAAACTTCCCAGCTCCTGAAGGTGAAGATTACCGTGACCTCCAAGATTACATCCAGTCAAGTCCAAGACACGTAAAACACTAAAGCTCGAGAATGGTGGCATTAGATCAATACCAGGTTTAAATGCAGCAATGGACCTCACTTGTAATACACTCACAGATTTGGGAGGTGTGGTTTCAAGCTCTTCTTTTCTAGCATATTGGAGGGACATTCTGCGATATTTCCGCTCAGAAGACATGCTGTCAGACTCAGCAGTACCATTCAATATAGTAACAAAGTTTTCCTCCCTTGACAAGGAAGAAATTAAATCGAGAACCATATCATGCACACGACAAGCATATACCTGGCCCACTGGGAAATTAGAATATACCGGCTGGATCATATTTCTGTTCACAAGCTCATTGAAATAAGTTTCTCCCATCTCAAAGAGACTAATTTTTTCTTTTCCAGGTTGGACAAAACTTTCGGCTATCCACATCCATATCAACTGATCTTTTCTGATTTCGCAGTCCTCTGGGAACATGCTTAGATATAATAAACATGTTTTCAGATGAGAAGGCAGATCATAATAGCTAAAGGATAGTATCTTCAACATTTGCTCTACATTGGGGTCTTCTTTAAGTCCACGACCGATGGACTCAAGCAAAACATGCCATTCATCCTCTCGTTTTACCAGCCCATCACTAGCCAAAAGACTTGCTATATTAATGATTGCTAATGGCACTCCTCCACATTTCTTCAATATATCTATGGAAACATTTTTAAATTCATGGGGACATTCACTCTCGTGGGAAAATATCCTTTTGTAGAAGAGCCTTTTGGAATCATCATCACTAAGAGGTGTCATTTGATAAATTGAGTCATGAGTAGATGAGCTGCATAATTTAGCTACACTCACTATACGAGTTGTTGTGATTAGCCGACTGCCAAAATTGTTACTGCTAGAGAATGCCAAGTTGATAATGTCCCACAATTCTTTATCCCATATATCATCAATCACAATGAGGTACCTATTCAAATTATGAAATCATTAACACAATACATGTACACATGATAAGACTAACATGAAAAAAAATAAGACTAGTTAAGATGCATAGGACAAAAGGACGGATAAAATGATGCATTAAGATCATATTTCTATAAAAATGTTTTAAGCAAACATTTTTCTATGGATCCATATGATTCCGCGAAACATGTGCCTTTAATTCAAAAGGTACACGTGTTCTAACCATGCAGAGGTGGTAAGACGGATCAGGGAGATCGAGAAAAAAAAGGCATGTAACACCAAGTACAGTAGAAGATTCTACCAATTTATTCATTAATCCACACCAACACATAGTCAAAAAATGAGGTTCAGATTTTTATATTTTTTCTAAACAATACAGACACAATTGGATAGGGAAAAAAACTAGTGTGTTATTTCCCCTCTTATAGGATTAGAAAACTATAGGATCTGAATCAAAGAGCATTTGAAACcacatgaaaataaaaacaaactaaGAGGTCTTTGTGGATGGAATATTTGCACCAAATAGACTAATAAGAAATGTTTAGGAACCATAAATAAGATTTGATTCCTACATATCTAATGACCTACATAGAATAAATAAACTTATGCTTTACATCGTCGAAAATTTCTATAAAATTATTTGATAAAAGGATCCTTACAGTAGTAGGAAAAGGCTTACATGTGGCATTAAGTTGATGTCGTTTCTAAATATCACCGCACCACTGGTATAAGTTGTAGCGTTCAATTTCACTCAACACATACCGGTGGAGTGTATTCAAAAGTGCAGTGCCAATAGTATGTAGGACCCAGATGCACACCCCGGCGGAAAATATTAGCGGACCAGCTATATATGGCCACGCCACCAATATTCTTGCATCACTGGTGTGGGATGATCAATGCCACCAATATTGGTTATACTGGTGGCGAGCACTAGGTAAGATATGTGCCACCACTATTTAAAAGTCAGTCCCACCTATGGGCTCCACATACTAGTGGCGTGTCACACTTCTACATGCCACCAATAGTTGTTTTACTACTGACGTTTCTGCTGAACAAGTAATACCACTAATCTGTCAGTGGGGCCACCCGTGGACCCCCTCCAGGCCCCACTGGTGGCGTGACACATTTCTACACGCCGCAGGTAGTGAGTTAACCGGTGTGCCTTCCAAATGATTAACGCCACCAATAGAATCGATGGGTCCGCATATGGATGCACCTATGGAGCCCATGTACCAGTGGTGTGTTTATTAGGATGACACACCACTAATGTGGTCGCAGATTGAAACTACGATGCATTGCCACTTTCCTTCTTCCTTCTcattttctttctcctcttaATTTTCCATCACTTCTCTCCTCTCTCCCTCTTCTctagtttttcttttctttttcctctAACCTGTCCACTCACTCTACTCCAATCACCTGCCCGGTCCAATCCACCCACCTCCCAGTTCACTCACTCTCTCTATGTCAGAAAGGGTGATTAATTATGCATTAAGTATCATCGTcccccccgcccccccccccccccccgctcctATAGGTATatataaagatgatgatttgtggCCAGCTGTTGTATGTGTTACACGTGAACCTTTTTGCGGACGCATATTTGTGTTTCTTTTTTCAGGGAATGAGTAGCCGATGTGTTCGAGAATCGTTGATTAATTTCCGTTTTGTTAAATTTCTCGTACTCAATATGTTCTAATTTTAGACAATGCCACACCGAAATTTTCTATGAGCTTATTGTTGTCATTCTAATCATCTTGCTTAATTAAGACTTGTTGATCGATATTGGAGAAAAGGTATCTACATTTTTTAAGTATGTGTTGCTTGATATGTATAAAGAAGGTCTCAAGGAGGTAGCATGTTCGTGTCGTGATTGCCGTAACTTTGTTTTGCTCGACCCTTCAGTGGTACTCTGAAGACACACTTGCTCAAACGTGGTTGTCTGGTTATCAACATGAAGAGGATGATCACGTTGTTGAAGTTGAAGTGGCAACATGAAACAATAATAAAGAAGAGTCAGAAGaagcaagaggaaacaaacactcTTAGGAAACAACTATAGGAGGGTTGCATACCCGTGGCGCATTACAACAGTGGTGCATCATGGGTATATACCAGTGGCACACCACAAAGAAGTGTGTCACGGGTAGCAACTTACTCGTGGCGCACCGTAATAAGTGGTGCACCACGGGTATATTTGGGCCGGGCTGGTAGGGGTGGCCCCCCTTACCCGTAGCGCATCCCATACTGGTGCGCCACGGGTAGGGAGACAAGGACAAGGTTAGGGGAGGAGGCAGCGGAGCCCAAGCTCCTATCACCCACGTCATGGTATCGCCACGATGGGGAGATGGTGTTCCTCTTCGCCACCGGAGGCCGGGATGAATCACATCCTTAGCGGCCATCCTTGGGGAGGAGATGTGAGAGGTGCTAAGCGGTGTCGGATTTGACGTCCGAAACGGAGACAAGGACAGGGAGGAGGCAGCGGATCCCGAGCTCGTACCAGCCATGTCCTATTATCCCGCCGATCGAGGTAAAGATGAGTTCGCCGCCCCAGAGCGCGGCTGGGCCTCCACCGCCTCTAAAGGGCCTAACGCCGGCCGCCCCTTCTCACCCGCGAGGCAACCACGATCTCCTTGTGGGGTTGGGTGGAAAATCCTATACACCCCATTGCGGCGCCGAACATCCACGCCACGTACCCCGCCTAGGCGTGCACGTCATGCTGGGCCGGGCCAGGTGGCGACGATGACTTAGGTGCGACGAGCTggcgacgacgacgccgctgtGACCGGCAGAGAGCTGCGACGGAGAAGGAGGCGGCGAGGTTGGAGCTCAAAAAGCTAGGCAGTGAACCAGTGAAGCCTCGGTTTGACCAGGTTTTAAACTATGCGCTCGGGGGGCCTTGCCGTGGATGTGGATGAAAGGGGAGGGAGGGAGTGATGGATGTTAGAGATGAGTTTCATGAGGGGAGCGTTGGAACTATCCACTCGCTCCCAGGTCACCTTCTGGAAGCAGCGTGGGAAGTTCCGTGGCGTGTGCGAGGGGGACAAGAACACCCGCTTCTTCCACGCCATAGCCTCGCACCGCTACCGCCGGAACCAGATCCGCTCCCTTGATGTCGATGGCGCGATCATCGCCGCGCACAGGGGCAAAGCTGATGCGCTGCAATCCTTCTACCTCAAGCTCCTGGGTCGCGCCAGGCCCACGCGTTGGGCCTTTGACCTGGATGCTCTCGACGAGGGCGCCCCCGCTGTCAATGGGCCTCGTCTGGTTGCCCCCTTCTCCGAAGCCGAGGTCCGGGCCGTCGTCGATGGGCTCGACCGCACCAGTGCCCCCGGGCCGGACGGCCTCGGCCCAAGTTTATACCATGCGGCCTGTGCGACGGTGGGAGACGATGTGATGCGCCTCCTGCGCGCCTTCCATGCTGGTGAGGTTGATCTTGCTCGGATCAATCGGGCGCACGTTGTCCTGCTCCCAAAACGTGATGGCGTGCTCCCCCCGAGCGCCTTTCGGCCGATCTCCCTCCAAAACTGCAACATGAAGATCGTCTACAAAACCCTAACCTCCCGGTTGCAGGGGCAGATCTCCGACATTGTCGACGCGGATCAGTCGGGGTTCATCGTGGGGCGCtccatctcggagaacttcgcgtATGCTACCAAGATGATCCAGTGCTGTGCCAAACGCAAAGCTCCCGCCCTCGAACTCAAGCTCGATTTCGCGAAGGCGTTTGACTCCATCGACTGGTGCAGTTTGCGCAGGATCCTTCTCGCTTGTGGTTTCCCGCCGCTGTGGTGCGATTGGATCGACGCCATCTTCCACTCCTCCATGTCGGCGGCGCTCCTCAACGGTGTCCCGAGGCGCTGGAACAACTGCAAGCGCGGGCTTCGGCAGGGGGATCCCATGTCCCCCTACCTCTTCCTCCTGGTGGCTGATATATCCTGCAGCGCATGATCCAACGCGATGGCGTGCTCCATCACCCCGTCATGGACGGGCTCTCGCCGCTCGTCTTGCAGTAGGCCGATGATACGCTGATCATCCTCCGCGCCAACGATGGCACCGCTGGGAGACTCAAGGGCATCCTCGGCGACCTTGCTGCAGCCACGGGGCTAGTCATCAATTTCGCCAAAAGCACCCTCATCCCCATGCCCATCGACGACGAGGGCATGCgcttggccgccgccgccctgaGCTGCACGCTGGAAGGTTTCCCCCAAACCTACCTCGGGCTCCCGCTCTCCACGGAGAAGCTCACCCTCGCCGATTTCGTGCCGCTGATTGCAAAAGCAGACAGATACCTCTCGGACTGGCGTACCCTCCTCCTATCTCCGGCCGGTCGCCTCGTCCTCGTCAATGCGGTGCTGGATTCGCTCCCCACCCATGCTATGGCGGCCATGCAGCTCCCTCTCGGCATCATCAAGGCTTTGGATGCCCTTCGCCGCGCCTTCCTCTGGGATGCGGGCGAGCGCGTCAGCGGGGCCAAGTGTTTGGTCGCATGGGACAAGGTTTGCTGATCCAAGGATGAGGGTGGGTTGGGGGTGCGTGCTATCGCCGTCCAGAACTCCTGCCTCCTCGTCAAGCTTCTCCATCGCCTCCACGTTAACGGTGACTCGCCATGGGCTGCCTGGAGGTGGTCCATGATTGGCGACGGCTCTGTCGCTGTTGAGACCCGCGCGGCCCCGGCCGGTGATCACTGGGGCGCGCTCCGTGCACTGGTTCCGCTGTACCGTGCCTCTACGTGTGTGGCAGTTGGGGATAGGCGGCGCACCTCCTTCTAGCACGATCATTGGCTGCCTGGGGGGCCCTTTCTTCGTCCTTGCGCATCCTCTTCTCGCACACCACGTGCTCGGAGGCCACGGTGTGCAGGAGTTCTGGACGTCCGCAGCGTCCTTGTGCCTAGGCTCACGGCCGCCGGGGAGGGCGAGCTAGCGCTGTTGCAGGTGCGCCTGGCCCCTGTTGTGCTCACCTCCGCTGTCGACGATCGCCGGCTCACCGTGTGCGTCGGGCCCAAAGGCAAGCCGGTGACGGGCGCCCTGTACAAGCTCTGCAGGTTCGGCGGCGTGGCTTCGCCGCATGTCTCCTTCATCTGGAACAGCCACGCCTCCTCTCGTCTGTGGTTCTTCGGGTGGCTCCTGGTGCAGTCCCGGATCCACACTCGCGACCTGCTCCTCCGCAAGACCATCATCACCTTGGATGAGGCATGTTGTCCCTTGTGCGGCGTCGAGCTGGAGACGACGAGCCACATGCTTTTCCATTGCCCCGCCGTCGCCCCCTTCTGGGCCTCGGTTGGAGTTGTCATCCCTTCGGATGCCCATGTTGGGACGCTGCACCTGATCACGCCGCCGTCCGCCATCGCCCCCGACACTGCCCCAGCTTTCATGCTCCTGTGCTGCTGGCAACTCTGGAAACAATGCAACGGGGTGGTGTTTCGTGAAGCTCTGCCGTCGCTGCCCCTCCTCCTCAAGCTTTGTCGTGATAATGCCACGCTTTGGCGCGGCCGCTTCCCGGCCAACCTCCGTGCCTCTGTCGATGCTTGGCTCTCATGTTTTAGGGTCGCTCGTGTGTAGGGAGCAAAAACCCTCCCTCTACCCGCTCTGTCGCTCTATCTCACTGCTGTAACCAAACCATCTGGGGTCTGCCCCTTTTTTTTCAAATATATTCAGGTggggaaccccccccccccccccccccccccggtgaaaattcgaaaaaaaactaATGAACATCACAATGAAAACCTTGCGCATGAACCTTTTTTGGCATATTTTCAAAGTACCTCAAAATTTCTACATGAAAAGGGGTATGCAAAGGACCTCATAGTAAATTAGTTGTATGTATAATTCCATACTAGCAGTAAATATTTTCATTTAGGATATATATGTTTCCTAGACTGTAACTATACCTATCATACACATCATTTTATTTTGCGTGCTGCAACCTTTGCGTTCAATACACTACAAGTTACAACTTATTTtcaatttttcatggctttttaaCTCATGTTTTTATTTCTCGAAAAGTTGAAAAGATAAACCTAGATGCCAAGTGATCTGGTCGGTCGTCCAAACAAGTGgattcttctttttctctttcagTTTGGTATAATCAATAAATGAGGTTAAATCTATCCGAAATTTAAAACGGAAAATTATGGAATTTCTAAAAGTCATCACAGCATGGTCGCTACTAGGAGGTAGAAAATGAAAGTTACAGTAAAACCTTCAGTTTTTTTCGTAGCTTTACAATTGACACAATATTAATACTTCATTTCATATTAGTTGTCATAGATTTAGATGTACGTATCTATTAAAATGCCATCAATAAGTTAGTGACAGTTGTTGAGATGGGCGTACCTTTTGTTCTCGAGATATTCCCGGAGTTTGTCAATGAGCTGCCTTTCATCCAATCCGGTGGGCGGACTTCCGTACTTGTCAACAGCAAGAAGGATGTCCGTGAAAACCTTCTTCGCATCGGCATTTCGACCGACGGGTACGAAAGCACTAGAAGCATAATCTCCCTTGATCTTGTCAAACACCGTTTTGACAAGAGTGGTCTTGCCTAGTCCTCCAAATCCGACAACAGAGACAGTCTTCAACTTTTTCGTTGACATGCCATCTCCGTCGTCCATGAGCAGCTTCATTACCTCTTCATCTCTTCCTCCAGCAATACCCACAAGCTCGGTCACTTCTGTGTACAGAGCCCGAAGGCGAGGATCGATGGTCGCCACAGGCGCAGGATTAGTGTCAATATTGTTGATGTTGTACCTATCACGCCTGCTAGCAACCTCTTGGACTTGCTTATTGATCTCCTTGATGGCGTCGGCGATCTCATGGCGAGCCTTCCCCTTAGTGAACAAGCCTGCCATCTTCTCTGTGAGCCTCTTGAGCTTGTTTGACTTGGTGGCGGGCCCGGTGCCATCATCGACACGCACTAGGaagcgaattttttttaaataatacactttttaatATTAATTCCAGAAATAATATTCGTTTTTGGctaatttcagaaataatacaccgtcggggtCCGCTAACCCGAAATTACAAAATCGGGGACGGCGAACCCGAAGTGGAGGGAATCTGGTGGGGATGGCCAAAGTCGGGGTCAGCGCGCCCGAAGCGAGGCTGTCGGCCACGCCGGGCCGTTGTCGGTCTGTCTCCTCCGCAGGAGCAGCCGGTGTCGGGGTGCGCCATCCCGAGGCGCAAACTTCGGCGTCCCTGACCCCGAGTCGGGCTGGCCGCGCCCGAAGCGTGGAGTTTTTAATTCGGCCGACGCGCGCTCCTGCTGGGCTGGCCGACGcacctctcttcttcctcctgctgCTCTCTCAGTTCATCTCAGCTCTCTCTCTCGTTTGCTCTCAGACCAGCAACGTTTTATCTCATTTCTGAGCGATTTATCCAGCCATTTGTTGTAGTTTGACCACCAAATGCGGTAGAATCAGCTGATCTATATATGGGTTAGTTTTTGAGGCGTTTTGGTggaggtggtgttggtggtggtggaggtggtgg
This region of Lolium perenne isolate Kyuss_39 chromosome 2, Kyuss_2.0, whole genome shotgun sequence genomic DNA includes:
- the LOC127330928 gene encoding disease resistance protein RGA5 isoform X1, coding for MAGLFTKGKARHEIADAIKEINKQVQEVASRRDRYNINNIDTNPAPVATIDPRLRALYTEVTELVGIAGGRDEEVMKLLMDDGDGMSTKKLKTVSVVGFGGLGKTTLVKTVFDKIKGDYASSAFVPVGRNADAKKVFTDILLAVDKYGSPPTGLDERQLIDKLREYLENKRYLIVIDDIWDKELWDIINLAFSSSNNFGSRLITTTRIVSVAKLCSSSTHDSIYQMTPLSDDDSKRLFYKRIFSHESECPHEFKNVSIDILKKCGGVPLAIINIASLLASDGLVKREDEWHVLLESIGRGLKEDPNVEQMLKILSFSYYDLPSHLKTCLLYLSMFPEDCEIRKDQLIWMWIAESFVQPGKEKISLFEMGETYFNELVNRNMIQPVYSNFPVGQVYACRVHDMVLDLISSLSREENFVTILNGTAESDSMSSERKYRRMSLQYARKEELETTPPKSVSVLQVRSIAAFKPGIDLMPPFSSFSVLRVLDLTGCNLGGHGNLHLQELGSLLHLRYLGLAETGISELTEEIGKLQFLQVLDLRENEIEGLPYSLIKLGKLMCLLFFRSCKRLPDGLGNLSSLEVLSKIHVDSVSTVNELGRMVNLRNLDIEFDNVTPELEEAFVESLGKLSNIQSIQIRTYNAISMHTLGERWVPPRSLREFSPGRGIKFCTLPAWIKNNPSRMSHLSRIDIRVGDLKQEELESLGSLPSLDELTLFTHRSGLLVIRANGFRQLLSFVVLSGTPGHIVFQPEAMPKVQMVYISISLRVAKEEAAANAGDWFDLRMGNLSSLRDVAVSVKSSGVTVGEAKQAKAALENSLRAHPNRPTISVHMYPPIPQGTFLKRKILLSPDHAFASSASYTRRVSAQL
- the LOC127330928 gene encoding disease resistance protein RGA5 isoform X3; the protein is MYLIVIDDIWDKELWDIINLAFSSSNNFGSRLITTTRIVSVAKLCSSSTHDSIYQMTPLSDDDSKRLFYKRIFSHESECPHEFKNVSIDILKKCGGVPLAIINIASLLASDGLVKREDEWHVLLESIGRGLKEDPNVEQMLKILSFSYYDLPSHLKTCLLYLSMFPEDCEIRKDQLIWMWIAESFVQPGKEKISLFEMGETYFNELVNRNMIQPVYSNFPVGQVYACRVHDMVLDLISSLSREENFVTILNGTAESDSMSSERKYRRMSLQYARKEELETTPPKSVSVLQVRSIAAFKPGIDLMPPFSSFSVLRVLDLTGCNLGGHGNLHLQELGSLLHLRYLGLAETGISELTEEIGKLQFLQVLDLRENEIEGLPYSLIKLGKLMCLLFFRSCKRLPDGLGNLSSLEVLSKIHVDSVSTVNELGRMVNLRNLDIEFDNVTPELEEAFVESLGKLSNIQSIQIRTYNAISMHTLGERWVPPRSLREFSPGRGIKFCTLPAWIKNNPSRMSHLSRIDIRVGDLKQEELESLGSLPSLDELTLFTHRSGLLVIRANGFRQLLSFVVLSGTPGHIVFQPEAMPKVQMVYISISLRVAKEEAAANAGDWFDLRMGNLSSLRDVAVSVKSSGVTVGEAKQAKAALENSLRAHPNRPTISVHMYPPIPQGTFLKRKILLSPDHAFASSASYTRRVSAQL
- the LOC127330928 gene encoding disease resistance protein RGA5 isoform X4, whose amino-acid sequence is MAGLFTKGKARHEIADAIKEINKQVQEVASRRDRYNINNIDTNPAPVATIDPRLRALYTEVTELVGIAGGRDEEVMKLLMDDGDGMSTKKLKTVSVVGFGGLGKTTLVKTVFDKIKGDYASSAFVPVGRNADAKKVFTDILLAVDKYGSPPTGLDERQLIDKLREYLENKRYLIVIDDIWDKELWDIINLAFSSSNNFGSRLITTTRIVSVAKLCSSSTHDSIYQMTPLSDDDSKRLFYKRIFSHESECPHEFKNVSIDILKKCGGVPLAIINIASLLASDGLVKREDEWHVLLESIGRGLKEDPNVEQMLKILSFSYYDLPSHLKTCLLYLSMFPEDCEIRKDQLIWMWIAESFVQPGKEKISLFEMGETYFNELVNRNMIQPVYSNFPVGQVYACRVHDMVLDLISSLSREENFVTILNGTAESDSMSSERKYRRMSLQYARKEELETTPPKSVSVLQVRSIAAFKPGIDLMPPFSSFSVLRVLDLTGCNLGGHGNLHLQELGSLLHLRYLGLAETGISELTEEIGKLQFLQLQEASRWVGKPVIAGSAE
- the LOC127330928 gene encoding disease resistance protein RGA5 isoform X2, with the protein product MRSPTPSRRSISKSKRLLAGVIEVTELVGIAGGRDEEVMKLLMDDGDGMSTKKLKTVSVVGFGGLGKTTLVKTVFDKIKGDYASSAFVPVGRNADAKKVFTDILLAVDKYGSPPTGLDERQLIDKLREYLENKRYLIVIDDIWDKELWDIINLAFSSSNNFGSRLITTTRIVSVAKLCSSSTHDSIYQMTPLSDDDSKRLFYKRIFSHESECPHEFKNVSIDILKKCGGVPLAIINIASLLASDGLVKREDEWHVLLESIGRGLKEDPNVEQMLKILSFSYYDLPSHLKTCLLYLSMFPEDCEIRKDQLIWMWIAESFVQPGKEKISLFEMGETYFNELVNRNMIQPVYSNFPVGQVYACRVHDMVLDLISSLSREENFVTILNGTAESDSMSSERKYRRMSLQYARKEELETTPPKSVSVLQVRSIAAFKPGIDLMPPFSSFSVLRVLDLTGCNLGGHGNLHLQELGSLLHLRYLGLAETGISELTEEIGKLQFLQVLDLRENEIEGLPYSLIKLGKLMCLLFFRSCKRLPDGLGNLSSLEVLSKIHVDSVSTVNELGRMVNLRNLDIEFDNVTPELEEAFVESLGKLSNIQSIQIRTYNAISMHTLGERWVPPRSLREFSPGRGIKFCTLPAWIKNNPSRMSHLSRIDIRVGDLKQEELESLGSLPSLDELTLFTHRSGLLVIRANGFRQLLSFVVLSGTPGHIVFQPEAMPKVQMVYISISLRVAKEEAAANAGDWFDLRMGNLSSLRDVAVSVKSSGVTVGEAKQAKAALENSLRAHPNRPTISVHMYPPIPQGTFLKRKILLSPDHAFASSASYTRRVSAQL